A stretch of the Nyctibius grandis isolate bNycGra1 chromosome 13, bNycGra1.pri, whole genome shotgun sequence genome encodes the following:
- the MTMR1 gene encoding myotubularin-related protein 1 isoform X2 translates to MEEAPLFPGESIKVIGRSVAEVDFRSDKFGASEDPPFVVDVPLGVISRVEKIGVQSHGDNSCGIEIVCKDMRNLRLAYKQEEQNRLEIFENLVTRAFPVSNGLPLFAFSYREKFAVNGWKVYDPMAEYKRQGLPNESWKISKINSTYELCDTYPAILVVPTSVKDDDLSKVAAFRAKGRVPVLSWIHPESQATITRCSQPSVGPNDKRCKEDEKYLQTIMDANAQSHKLIIFDARQNSVADTNKAKGGGYESESAYPNAELVFLEIHNIHVMRESLRKLKEIVYPTIDETRWLSNVDSTHWLEYIRMLLAGAVRIADKIESGKTSVVVHCSDGWDRTAQLTALAMLMLDSYYRTIKGFEVLIEKEWISFGHRFAMRVGHGDDDHADADRSPIFLQFIDCVWQMTKQFPAAFEFNELFLITILDHLYSCLFGTFLCNCEKERLKEEVSTKTVSLWSYINSQLDEFTNPFYVNYENHVLYPVASLNHLELWVNYYVRWNPRMRPQVPIHQNLKELLAIRTELQKKVEDLQREAATRSISSSSDRGSSPSHSATPVHTSV, encoded by the exons ATGGAAGAGGCTCCACTTTTTCCTGGAGAATCAATCAAAGTTATTG GTAGGAGTGTTGCTGAAGTAGATTTCAGAAGTGACAAATTTGGTGCAAGTGAG GATCCACCTTTTGTTGTTGATGTTCCCCTTGGAGTCATAAGTAGAGTTGAAAAAATTGGAGTACAGAGCCACGGAGACAACTCGTGTGGTATAGAAATAGTTTGCAAG GATATGAGAAATTTGCGGCTGGCCTATAAACAGGAAGAGCAGAACAGATTGGAGATTTTTGAAAACCTTGTAACACGTGCATTTCCTGTGTCTAATGGGCTG CCTCTTTTTGCATTCAGCTATAGAGAAAAGTTTGCTGTTAATGGCTGGAAAGTGTATGATCCAATGGCAGAATATAAGAGGCAG GGCTTGCCCAATGAGAGTTGGAAAATATCCAAAATTAACAGCACCTATGAGCTTTGTGATACATATCCTGCTATTCTTGTTGTGCCAACCAGTGTAAAGGATGATGACCTCTCAAAAGTGGCAGCTTTTAGAGCAAAAGGCAGAGTTCCA gTGTTATCCTGGATTCACCCTGAGAGCCAAGCAACAATAACACGATGCAGTCAGCCATCTGTAGGCCCAAATGATAAGCGTtgcaaagaagatgaaaaatatttgcagacaaTAATGGATGCCAATGCTCAGTCACATAAACTTATCATCTTTGATGCCAGACAGAATAGTGTTGCAGATACAAACAAG GCAAAAGGTGGAGGATATGAAAGTGAAAGTGCCTACCCAAATGCAGAACTGGTCTTTCTGGAAATTCATAACATACATGTAATGAGAGAATCCCTGCGTAAACTTAAAGAAATAGTTTATCCGACTATTGATGAGACTCGGTGGTTATCAAATGTGGACTCCACGCATTGGCTGGAATATATAAGG atgCTTCTTGCCGGAGCAGTAAGAATTGCGGATAAAATTGAATCTGGTAAAACATCTGTAGTGGTACATTGCAGTGATGGCTGGGATCGAACTGCACAGCTTACTGCGCTTGCTATGCTTATGCTGGACAGCTATTACAGAACTATCAAGGGGTTTGAAGTTCTTATAGAGAAAGAATGGATAAGTTTTGGACACCGATTTGCAATG CGAGTAGGACATGGAGATGATGATCATGCTGATGCAGACAGATCTCCTATTTTCCTTCAGTTCATCGACTGTGTTTGGCAAATGACAAAGCAG tttcctgCAGCCTTTGAATTCAACGAGTTATTTTTGATCACCATTCTGGATCACCTTTACAGTTGTCTCTTTGGGACTTTCTTATGCAACTGTgaaaaagagagattaaaagaG GAGGTAAGCACAAAGACTGTATCGCTGTGGTCCTATATAAACAGCCAGTTAGATGAGTTCACGAATCCTTTCTACGTAAACTATGAAAACCATGTCCTGTATCCTGTTGCCAGTCTGAACCATTTGGAGCTATGGGTGAACTACTACGTTAGATGGAACCCAAGGATGCGGCCTCAG
- the MTMR1 gene encoding myotubularin-related protein 1 isoform X1: protein MEEAPLFPGESIKVIAKDVMYICPFMGAVSGTLTVTDFRMYIKSVERDPPFVVDVPLGVISRVEKIGVQSHGDNSCGIEIVCKDMRNLRLAYKQEEQNRLEIFENLVTRAFPVSNGLPLFAFSYREKFAVNGWKVYDPMAEYKRQGLPNESWKISKINSTYELCDTYPAILVVPTSVKDDDLSKVAAFRAKGRVPVLSWIHPESQATITRCSQPSVGPNDKRCKEDEKYLQTIMDANAQSHKLIIFDARQNSVADTNKAKGGGYESESAYPNAELVFLEIHNIHVMRESLRKLKEIVYPTIDETRWLSNVDSTHWLEYIRMLLAGAVRIADKIESGKTSVVVHCSDGWDRTAQLTALAMLMLDSYYRTIKGFEVLIEKEWISFGHRFAMRVGHGDDDHADADRSPIFLQFIDCVWQMTKQFPAAFEFNELFLITILDHLYSCLFGTFLCNCEKERLKEEVSTKTVSLWSYINSQLDEFTNPFYVNYENHVLYPVASLNHLELWVNYYVRWNPRMRPQVPIHQNLKELLAIRTELQKKVEDLQREAATRSISSSSDRGSSPSHSATPVHTSV from the exons ATGGAAGAGGCTCCACTTTTTCCTGGAGAATCAATCAAAGTTATTG CTAAAGATGTTATGTATATCTGTCCATTTATGGGAGCAGTCAGTGGTACACTAACAGTGACGGACTTCAGAATGTATATCAAAAGTGTTGAAAGG GATCCACCTTTTGTTGTTGATGTTCCCCTTGGAGTCATAAGTAGAGTTGAAAAAATTGGAGTACAGAGCCACGGAGACAACTCGTGTGGTATAGAAATAGTTTGCAAG GATATGAGAAATTTGCGGCTGGCCTATAAACAGGAAGAGCAGAACAGATTGGAGATTTTTGAAAACCTTGTAACACGTGCATTTCCTGTGTCTAATGGGCTG CCTCTTTTTGCATTCAGCTATAGAGAAAAGTTTGCTGTTAATGGCTGGAAAGTGTATGATCCAATGGCAGAATATAAGAGGCAG GGCTTGCCCAATGAGAGTTGGAAAATATCCAAAATTAACAGCACCTATGAGCTTTGTGATACATATCCTGCTATTCTTGTTGTGCCAACCAGTGTAAAGGATGATGACCTCTCAAAAGTGGCAGCTTTTAGAGCAAAAGGCAGAGTTCCA gTGTTATCCTGGATTCACCCTGAGAGCCAAGCAACAATAACACGATGCAGTCAGCCATCTGTAGGCCCAAATGATAAGCGTtgcaaagaagatgaaaaatatttgcagacaaTAATGGATGCCAATGCTCAGTCACATAAACTTATCATCTTTGATGCCAGACAGAATAGTGTTGCAGATACAAACAAG GCAAAAGGTGGAGGATATGAAAGTGAAAGTGCCTACCCAAATGCAGAACTGGTCTTTCTGGAAATTCATAACATACATGTAATGAGAGAATCCCTGCGTAAACTTAAAGAAATAGTTTATCCGACTATTGATGAGACTCGGTGGTTATCAAATGTGGACTCCACGCATTGGCTGGAATATATAAGG atgCTTCTTGCCGGAGCAGTAAGAATTGCGGATAAAATTGAATCTGGTAAAACATCTGTAGTGGTACATTGCAGTGATGGCTGGGATCGAACTGCACAGCTTACTGCGCTTGCTATGCTTATGCTGGACAGCTATTACAGAACTATCAAGGGGTTTGAAGTTCTTATAGAGAAAGAATGGATAAGTTTTGGACACCGATTTGCAATG CGAGTAGGACATGGAGATGATGATCATGCTGATGCAGACAGATCTCCTATTTTCCTTCAGTTCATCGACTGTGTTTGGCAAATGACAAAGCAG tttcctgCAGCCTTTGAATTCAACGAGTTATTTTTGATCACCATTCTGGATCACCTTTACAGTTGTCTCTTTGGGACTTTCTTATGCAACTGTgaaaaagagagattaaaagaG GAGGTAAGCACAAAGACTGTATCGCTGTGGTCCTATATAAACAGCCAGTTAGATGAGTTCACGAATCCTTTCTACGTAAACTATGAAAACCATGTCCTGTATCCTGTTGCCAGTCTGAACCATTTGGAGCTATGGGTGAACTACTACGTTAGATGGAACCCAAGGATGCGGCCTCAG